From a region of the Agrobacterium tumefaciens genome:
- the rplK gene encoding 50S ribosomal protein L11 has translation MAKKVAGQLKLQVKAGSANPSPPIGPALGQRGINIMEFCKAFNAATQEMEKGMPIPVVITYYQDKSFTFVMKQPPVTYFLKKEAKIQSGSKTPGKGAKAGSITKAQVKTIAEAKMKDLNAADIEGAMAMVEGSARAMGLEVVG, from the coding sequence ATGGCTAAGAAAGTTGCAGGCCAGCTCAAGCTGCAGGTGAAGGCAGGATCGGCAAACCCGTCCCCGCCGATCGGTCCTGCGCTTGGTCAGCGTGGTATTAACATCATGGAATTCTGCAAGGCGTTCAATGCCGCCACGCAGGAAATGGAAAAGGGTATGCCGATTCCGGTCGTCATCACCTACTACCAGGACAAGTCCTTCACATTCGTGATGAAGCAGCCTCCGGTGACTTACTTCCTCAAGAAGGAAGCAAAGATCCAGTCCGGTTCGAAGACTCCGGGCAAGGGCGCGAAGGCTGGTTCCATCACCAAGGCTCAGGTCAAGACGATCGCCGAAGCCAAGATGAAGGATCTGAACGCCGCCGATATCGAAGGCGCAATGGCAATGGTTGAGGGCTCTGCCCGCGCCATGGGCCTGGAAGTGGTAGGTTGA